One segment of Candidatus Nitrospira nitrosa DNA contains the following:
- a CDS encoding SDR family NAD(P)-dependent oxidoreductase, producing the protein MLRLTDKIAIVTGSSSGIGKAIALRFGQEGAKVIVAARRMARCQQTVQQIQQNGGEAIAVQTDVADERQVERLITESVSRYGRIDILVNNAGIGGGGRIADTSIQAFDEVMTINLRGTFLCCRAGFRQMKQQRGGVILNMSSVAGLQAWGGTGTYSASKHGIMALTKSLADEGRPYGIKVSAICPGAVADELVDAPQAEIERSEKIDPFDVAEAAVYLSTLGKYTVVHQIVIDRLGADW; encoded by the coding sequence ATGTTGCGATTAACAGACAAGATCGCAATTGTCACCGGTAGTAGCAGCGGGATCGGCAAGGCCATTGCCCTTCGGTTTGGCCAGGAAGGCGCAAAGGTTATCGTGGCGGCCAGGCGAATGGCACGCTGTCAGCAAACGGTGCAACAGATCCAACAGAATGGTGGAGAAGCCATAGCGGTCCAAACAGACGTGGCCGACGAGCGGCAGGTGGAACGGTTGATCACCGAATCGGTCTCTCGTTACGGTCGGATCGATATTCTCGTCAACAATGCCGGCATCGGCGGTGGTGGGCGAATCGCTGACACGAGTATCCAGGCATTCGATGAGGTGATGACGATCAACTTACGTGGCACCTTCTTGTGTTGTCGGGCCGGCTTCCGGCAGATGAAGCAGCAGCGCGGCGGGGTGATTCTCAACATGTCGAGTGTGGCTGGTCTGCAAGCCTGGGGAGGCACGGGAACCTACAGCGCGTCGAAGCACGGCATTATGGCGCTGACTAAATCCTTGGCTGATGAAGGCAGACCCTACGGCATCAAGGTCAGTGCTATTTGTCCAGGAGCTGTGGCTGACGAATTGGTGGATGCGCCTCAGGCAGAGATTGAACGCAGTGAGAAGATTGACCCATTTGATGTGGCCGAGGCCGCTGTGTACCTTTCTACGTTGGGAAAGTACACGGTTGTCCATCAGATCGTCATCGATCGGCTTGGCGCGGATTGGTAG
- a CDS encoding c-type cytochrome — translation MLVLFIPSVGLSAEMGDPGYGAGQPASASDIAAWNIDVSPDGQGLPPGQGTVKQGAELYAMKCAACHGPTGKEGPNDVLVGGQGSLRTTKPLKTIGSYWPYATTLYDYLRRAMPFTAPQSLKADEIYALVAWLLHQNQIIAEDAILDAHSLPKVEMPNRNGFILDPRPDVH, via the coding sequence ATGCTGGTGTTGTTCATTCCATCGGTCGGATTGTCTGCAGAAATGGGTGATCCAGGTTATGGCGCGGGGCAGCCTGCGTCGGCGAGCGATATCGCAGCGTGGAATATCGACGTCTCACCGGATGGACAGGGTCTCCCACCGGGTCAGGGCACGGTGAAACAGGGGGCAGAGCTCTATGCGATGAAGTGTGCTGCGTGCCATGGGCCGACGGGAAAAGAAGGGCCGAATGACGTGCTGGTCGGAGGGCAAGGCAGTTTGCGGACGACCAAGCCGCTCAAGACCATCGGGAGCTATTGGCCATACGCCACGACTTTGTATGACTATCTCCGTCGGGCGATGCCGTTTACTGCCCCTCAGTCGCTGAAGGCGGATGAAATCTACGCACTGGTTGCCTGGCTACTGCATCAGAACCAGATTATTGCCGAGGATGCTATTCTGGATGCCCACAGTCTTCCCAAGGTTGAGATGCCCAACCGGAACGGGTTTATCCTTGATCCCAGGCCTGATGTGCACTAA
- the soxC gene encoding sulfite dehydrogenase, with product MSDNVRDDSEYSNRARTAPALNRRQFLAGGASLLAMSASSALFDAQAEQSHDTSDPTRVPGASPHPYGERSPFEKQARLVAPTSSTTPLQDLQGIITPSALHFERHHNGVPAIDPTRHRLLIHGLVDHPLFFTLEELMRLPSASRIAFVECSGNSRDGWGEARDSTVQGLHGLTSTSEWTGVKLSTLLDAVHVQREATWMLAEGSDAAALARSVPLTDEVLNEAMVCYGQNGEALRPEQGYPLRLLLPGFEGNINVKWLRRLKFGSAPFMTRWETAKYTDLLPNGTAYQFSLAMEAKSVITRPSGRQQLHPGVHEIQGLAWSGRGRITAVEVSVDGGQIWRLAQLQEPVLPKCHTRFRFPWKWDGQETIIQSRCFDETGYQQPTRDALIKVRGLHSSYHYNGIQSWKIGRDGTVRNVYA from the coding sequence ATGAGCGACAACGTTCGGGATGATTCGGAATATTCGAACCGAGCGCGGACTGCGCCGGCACTCAATCGACGCCAGTTTCTTGCTGGCGGTGCATCGCTGCTGGCAATGAGCGCATCGTCGGCGCTGTTCGATGCACAAGCCGAACAGTCACATGACACCAGTGATCCCACGCGGGTGCCTGGTGCCTCGCCACATCCCTATGGCGAGCGGTCGCCTTTTGAGAAGCAGGCAAGACTCGTCGCGCCGACCTCTTCAACCACTCCGCTTCAAGACCTCCAGGGGATCATCACCCCTTCAGCACTCCACTTTGAACGACACCACAATGGGGTACCAGCCATCGATCCAACCCGCCATCGTTTGTTAATACATGGGTTGGTCGATCATCCCCTGTTCTTCACTCTGGAGGAATTGATGCGGTTGCCGTCGGCGTCTCGCATCGCCTTCGTGGAATGCTCTGGGAACAGTCGAGACGGGTGGGGTGAGGCACGGGACTCCACCGTGCAGGGGCTTCATGGCTTGACGAGTACGAGCGAGTGGACCGGCGTCAAGCTATCCACCTTATTGGATGCGGTTCATGTACAGCGGGAAGCGACCTGGATGTTGGCGGAAGGAAGCGATGCGGCTGCTTTGGCTCGCAGTGTGCCGCTCACCGATGAGGTGCTGAACGAAGCGATGGTCTGCTATGGCCAGAATGGTGAAGCATTGCGGCCTGAACAGGGGTATCCACTGCGATTACTCCTCCCCGGATTTGAGGGCAACATCAACGTGAAATGGCTGAGACGATTGAAGTTTGGTTCAGCGCCGTTCATGACCCGGTGGGAGACGGCGAAATACACGGATCTGCTCCCTAACGGGACAGCCTATCAGTTCAGTCTCGCCATGGAGGCGAAGTCGGTCATCACGAGGCCCTCTGGACGACAGCAACTTCACCCAGGCGTCCACGAAATTCAAGGTCTCGCCTGGAGTGGGCGTGGGCGCATCACAGCCGTCGAAGTGTCGGTGGATGGCGGACAGATCTGGAGACTGGCACAGCTACAAGAGCCGGTGTTGCCCAAATGCCATACGCGCTTTCGGTTTCCCTGGAAATGGGATGGTCAAGAGACCATCATCCAGAGTCGCTGTTTCGATGAAACTGGATACCAGCAGCCGACTCGCGATGCACTCATCAAGGTGCGTGGGCTCCATTCAAGCTACCATTACAACGGGATTCAGAGCTGGAAGATCGGGCGAGATGGCACTGTGAGGAACGTCTATGCCTGA
- a CDS encoding zinc-binding alcohol dehydrogenase family protein, which yields MKALGYTQAHKLDAFNLQLTELPDPIPTGHDLLVEVKAIGLNPIDYKIRSRRSGTDGKPVILGWDAAGIVRACGNDAVHFKVGDEVFYSGDLNRAGCYASWQLVDERLVAMKPKNLSFAEAAALPLTSLTAYEMLFEKMRLTGPDRKTILIIGGAGGVGSQAIQLLKLKTPLTVIATAFRSESRQWATSLGADHVVSHQDFVSDIRALGVQFVDCIFSTTHSGQHWTNMAEIVAPFGEIGLIDDADGLDISIFKRKAVSLHWELMFTKSMFDYRMESQGRILAEVKDCVEAGKMRTTANKVLHGLTVEHLRAGHTMLEQHTSIGKVVVQL from the coding sequence ATGAAAGCCCTTGGCTACACACAGGCACATAAGCTGGATGCGTTCAATCTTCAGTTGACGGAATTGCCCGATCCCATTCCAACTGGCCATGATCTTCTGGTTGAGGTCAAAGCCATTGGTTTGAATCCAATTGATTACAAGATCCGCTCGCGGCGATCCGGAACAGACGGAAAGCCTGTCATCTTGGGGTGGGATGCCGCGGGGATTGTACGGGCCTGCGGCAATGATGCAGTGCACTTCAAGGTCGGTGACGAAGTGTTTTATAGCGGAGATCTGAACAGGGCTGGATGTTACGCGAGCTGGCAGCTGGTCGATGAACGGCTCGTGGCCATGAAGCCGAAGAACCTTTCATTTGCCGAAGCCGCAGCTCTTCCGCTGACGAGCCTCACAGCTTACGAGATGCTCTTCGAAAAGATGCGCCTCACTGGGCCTGACCGTAAGACCATCCTCATCATTGGCGGCGCCGGAGGCGTGGGGTCACAGGCGATCCAATTGCTCAAGCTCAAAACTCCCCTGACCGTCATTGCCACCGCATTTCGTTCGGAGAGCCGACAGTGGGCGACCAGTTTGGGTGCAGATCATGTGGTGTCACATCAGGACTTCGTCTCAGACATTCGAGCACTCGGAGTACAGTTCGTCGACTGCATCTTCAGTACAACCCATTCCGGTCAGCACTGGACCAACATGGCTGAGATCGTAGCGCCGTTCGGCGAAATTGGGCTTATTGACGACGCCGATGGTCTGGATATATCCATCTTTAAACGAAAAGCCGTGAGTCTTCATTGGGAATTGATGTTTACCAAGTCCATGTTCGACTATCGCATGGAGTCTCAGGGAAGAATTCTTGCGGAGGTGAAAGATTGTGTTGAGGCCGGGAAGATGCGCACGACGGCGAACAAGGTGTTACACGGACTGACTGTCGAACATCTTCGTGCCGGCCATACCATGCTGGAACAGCACACCAGCATCGGCAAGGTGGTGGTGCAGCTGTAA
- a CDS encoding integrase core domain-containing protein has product MDTRTRIILAAELATQGLSVSAIAGQLERHRETIGLWLKAVRIEGLSVFLDRYAAAKTGPRPARQVPGAVKRLVWAIRTREHDCCGQKIQYFLAHEQHIHLSVPKIYEILAERYVLRPRGRTNQPRGVVPIATAPRAVIQMDTVVFGEVFAFTGVDIYTKEADVVLRTGLTSEDGAMFLRTAMTRRFTGPVQIIQTDGGSEFKGVFAQQVLQYCTRHRIARPYKKNEQAYIESFNRTLRKECLGWISYRVEELPTLQGEVRAFLDRYHYHRPHLGCTPMRPPLSPSREGPDGLSDIYGE; this is encoded by the coding sequence ATGGACACAAGAACTCGGATCATTCTTGCAGCGGAACTGGCGACTCAAGGGCTCTCCGTTTCCGCGATCGCGGGCCAACTCGAGCGCCATCGAGAAACCATAGGACTCTGGCTGAAGGCGGTTCGAATCGAAGGACTCTCTGTCTTTCTGGATCGCTATGCTGCGGCCAAGACGGGGCCACGTCCGGCACGACAGGTCCCGGGAGCGGTCAAACGCCTCGTCTGGGCGATTCGCACCCGTGAACACGACTGCTGTGGGCAGAAGATTCAGTACTTTCTGGCTCATGAACAGCATATCCATCTCTCTGTTCCCAAGATCTATGAAATCTTGGCTGAACGATACGTCTTACGGCCTCGGGGCCGGACCAATCAGCCACGCGGCGTTGTGCCGATTGCCACGGCTCCCCGCGCGGTCATTCAGATGGATACCGTGGTTTTTGGCGAGGTCTTCGCCTTTACCGGGGTGGACATCTATACAAAGGAAGCGGATGTCGTTCTGCGGACCGGACTAACAAGCGAGGATGGGGCCATGTTTTTGCGCACAGCCATGACTCGCCGCTTTACCGGGCCTGTGCAGATCATCCAGACCGATGGGGGCTCAGAGTTCAAAGGCGTGTTTGCCCAACAGGTGCTCCAGTATTGTACACGACATCGCATCGCCCGTCCCTATAAGAAGAACGAGCAGGCGTATATTGAGAGCTTCAATCGAACCCTGCGCAAGGAATGCTTGGGGTGGATCTCCTATCGAGTAGAAGAACTGCCCACACTCCAGGGCGAGGTGCGTGCATTTCTGGACCGGTATCACTATCATCGGCCGCATCTTGGATGCACCCCGATGCGACCGCCGTTATCGCCAAGCCGTGAAGGACCTGACGGACTGTCGGATATTTACGGAGAATAG
- a CDS encoding DcaP family trimeric outer membrane transporter, translated as MRRKEPQPDEPLASGTQTEVPAIDRERELVTEDAYADARLDNAPFDPALRGFFRFPGSHTLMRIGGYIRTDAIYDSSELGNINQFRTETIPTPNLDASNYNMAARASRISLETRTDTRWDVLRTYIEFDFVGPGNTTNFRLRHFYGQLKNLLVGQTWSTFHDSDVIPETVDFNGPNSWIFQFSPQVRYTHRLATRHAISVAAEQPSSGIPSTNPVTAQSVSSNSPFPDFVLRYRYETDDYHFNTAGLFRSVGGVTSLGQSDHVFGYGIMASGLVRLWGRDNTHYSP; from the coding sequence ATGAGAAGAAAAGAACCGCAGCCGGATGAACCACTTGCATCGGGAACTCAAACGGAAGTGCCTGCCATAGATCGTGAACGAGAGCTCGTCACAGAAGATGCGTATGCGGATGCTCGACTGGATAATGCCCCGTTTGACCCTGCCCTTCGCGGATTTTTCCGCTTTCCTGGTTCCCATACGCTGATGCGGATAGGGGGATATATCAGGACCGACGCGATTTATGACTCCAGCGAGCTTGGGAATATCAACCAGTTTCGGACCGAAACTATCCCAACGCCGAACCTCGATGCATCAAATTACAATATGGCGGCAAGAGCCTCGCGCATCAGCCTTGAAACGAGGACGGATACTCGATGGGATGTTTTGCGAACCTATATCGAATTTGACTTTGTCGGCCCCGGGAACACTACCAATTTTCGCCTGCGACATTTCTACGGGCAGTTAAAAAATCTTCTCGTTGGGCAAACGTGGTCGACCTTTCACGATTCGGATGTGATCCCCGAAACAGTGGATTTCAATGGCCCGAATTCTTGGATCTTCCAGTTTAGCCCTCAGGTGCGATATACGCACCGGTTGGCCACACGACATGCCATTTCGGTTGCCGCTGAACAGCCTTCCTCTGGGATTCCCTCCACGAATCCGGTCACTGCTCAATCGGTGTCCTCAAACAGTCCATTCCCAGATTTTGTCCTTCGCTATCGGTATGAAACCGATGATTACCACTTCAACACTGCGGGACTCTTTCGCTCCGTCGGCGGGGTGACGAGCTTAGGGCAATCGGATCATGTATTTGGCTATGGAATAATGGCATCAGGGCTGGTGAGGCTCTGGGGTCGAGACAATACGCACTATTCTCCGTAA
- a CDS encoding HigA family addiction module antitoxin gives MRKLKPVTPGELLLEEFLKPMEISQYRLAKEIGVPAQRVGDIIAGKRTITADTDLRLCRFFGLSNGYWLRAQAAHDTEVAERVLGSKLSKIKPWTGSKTLKVAS, from the coding sequence ATGCGTAAACTCAAGCCTGTCACGCCCGGGGAACTCTTACTGGAGGAATTTCTGAAACCAATGGAGATTAGTCAGTATCGATTGGCGAAAGAAATCGGTGTGCCGGCGCAGCGAGTCGGGGATATCATAGCGGGAAAACGTACCATTACGGCCGATACCGACTTACGCCTCTGCCGGTTTTTTGGTCTTTCGAATGGTTACTGGCTGCGCGCGCAAGCCGCCCATGATACGGAAGTTGCCGAACGTGTCCTTGGTTCGAAGCTCTCAAAGATCAAACCATGGACCGGGTCGAAAACATTGAAGGTTGCATCCTGA
- a CDS encoding type II toxin-antitoxin system RelE/ParE family toxin, which yields MVKSFKCAETEALSKGSPVRRFARIATVARRKLRQLEVAAQLDDLRIPPGNRLEALKRDRVGQHSVRINDQFRLCFRWTNTGPEDVEIADYH from the coding sequence GTGGTCAAGTCGTTTAAGTGTGCCGAGACGGAAGCGCTTTCAAAGGGATCGCCAGTTAGGCGATTCGCGAGGATCGCAACCGTGGCACGGCGGAAGCTGCGACAATTAGAGGTCGCAGCCCAACTCGACGATTTGCGGATTCCCCCTGGAAATCGACTGGAAGCTTTGAAAAGGGATCGTGTGGGGCAGCACAGTGTCCGTATTAACGATCAGTTCCGTCTCTGCTTCCGTTGGACGAACACGGGGCCTGAAGACGTCGAGATCGCGGACTATCATTGA
- a CDS encoding Maf family protein produces the protein MQLILASSSPRRNELLALLGLVFEIYPSDFHELPSVGLSPLEQVKHFALEKARAVAKIHPQAYVLGSDTLIELERRLLGKPRDLADARVMLGALAGRSHHVHTAVALINGEHNYEAVKVATATVHMKPDRGELYERYLASGESLGKAGSYAIQGLGGDLVERIEGDYTTVVGLPLKLVVELLQSASCQVAVNVGSLYQRRPYANWRRFAV, from the coding sequence ATGCAGCTGATCCTCGCCTCGAGTTCACCGCGCCGCAACGAGCTTCTTGCTCTTTTGGGGCTGGTCTTTGAGATCTATCCGTCGGACTTCCACGAGCTTCCGTCGGTGGGACTGTCACCACTCGAGCAGGTCAAACATTTCGCGCTTGAAAAAGCGCGAGCAGTGGCCAAGATTCATCCCCAAGCCTACGTGCTGGGCAGCGATACCCTCATTGAGCTGGAGAGGCGATTGTTGGGAAAGCCCCGAGACCTTGCTGACGCGCGGGTCATGCTGGGGGCCCTAGCCGGCCGATCTCATCATGTCCATACAGCTGTGGCACTCATCAACGGCGAACACAACTATGAAGCGGTCAAGGTGGCAACGGCAACGGTCCACATGAAACCCGACAGAGGGGAGCTGTATGAACGGTATCTTGCGTCAGGGGAATCACTTGGGAAAGCCGGGTCCTATGCCATTCAGGGGCTCGGTGGAGATTTAGTGGAACGAATCGAGGGCGACTATACTACTGTGGTGGGCTTACCGTTGAAGCTTGTCGTGGAGTTACTTCAATCGGCTTCATGTCAAGTTGCCGTAAATGTGGGATCTCTCTATCAACGAAGGCCCTACGCGAACTGGCGCCGGTTCGCGGTGTAA
- a CDS encoding tRNA dihydrouridine synthase, with the protein MNFWSTLPRPLVGLSPMDGVTDAAFRSVITGQGKPDVTYTEFTHVHDVCRGPEIHLETLLYSDVERPIVAQLYGKDPELFYLAAQAVCELGFDGLDINMGCPSKSVAHSGSGAGLIRTPELARSIMQAARCGIDDWASGQTLEQAGFKSSRIVAFERMNQQRGAASPVPRRPLPLSVKTRLGYEDVTVEAWLEQLLLEKPTVISLHGRTLKQLYRGTADWSAIARAAAFMKGTGTLLLGNGDIQNLEEAAMRVRETGVDGVLVGRGALGAPWLFRSKERFRACSQTTTEAKGLSGPAEKVLLDERFAVLRDHAHQFQTIFGERQFHRMRKHLGWYCKGFPHAAALRARMVRVSSVEELNQVLSDFRSSAQKGLEPSSAESVDETILLASRCS; encoded by the coding sequence ATGAACTTTTGGTCGACACTTCCCAGACCACTCGTCGGATTATCACCGATGGACGGTGTGACCGATGCAGCATTTCGGTCCGTGATCACGGGCCAAGGTAAGCCGGATGTTACCTATACTGAATTCACGCACGTGCATGATGTCTGCCGTGGTCCTGAGATTCATTTGGAGACGCTTCTCTACAGTGATGTCGAGCGTCCCATCGTGGCCCAACTCTATGGGAAAGATCCGGAGTTGTTCTATCTCGCGGCGCAGGCTGTGTGCGAGCTCGGGTTCGACGGACTGGATATCAACATGGGCTGCCCATCAAAGAGTGTGGCTCATTCCGGATCCGGCGCAGGTCTCATTCGAACCCCTGAACTAGCCCGTTCCATCATGCAGGCGGCTCGATGTGGAATTGACGATTGGGCAAGCGGACAGACGCTGGAACAGGCTGGCTTCAAGTCGTCACGGATTGTCGCGTTTGAACGAATGAATCAACAGCGTGGCGCCGCGAGTCCCGTGCCACGACGACCGCTGCCGCTTTCAGTAAAAACCCGCCTCGGGTATGAAGATGTGACGGTGGAAGCCTGGCTGGAACAGCTCTTATTGGAAAAGCCGACGGTGATTTCGCTCCATGGTCGCACGCTCAAGCAACTGTACCGTGGCACAGCAGACTGGTCTGCCATTGCTCGTGCTGCGGCGTTCATGAAAGGGACCGGAACGTTGTTGCTGGGAAACGGCGATATTCAGAATCTCGAAGAAGCTGCGATGCGTGTGCGCGAGACCGGCGTTGATGGGGTATTGGTCGGACGGGGAGCCCTCGGGGCGCCGTGGCTCTTTCGCTCAAAGGAGCGGTTCCGCGCATGTTCCCAAACAACAACTGAAGCAAAAGGTCTCTCAGGTCCGGCTGAGAAGGTTTTGCTAGACGAACGCTTTGCGGTGCTGCGTGATCATGCCCATCAGTTCCAAACGATCTTCGGAGAGCGGCAGTTCCACCGGATGCGCAAACATTTGGGATGGTACTGTAAGGGCTTCCCTCATGCCGCGGCACTCCGTGCGCGAATGGTTCGGGTGTCATCCGTTGAAGAGCTCAACCAAGTTCTCTCAGATTTTCGGAGCAGCGCCCAGAAGGGGCTTGAACCATCATCCGCAGAGTCGGTCGATGAAACCATTCTCCTGGCTTCGCGATGCAGCTGA
- a CDS encoding multinuclear nonheme iron-dependent oxidase — protein sequence MASLSHKEFLRRVTHIPIHGLGLSVDIHAPEVTSLLRSLRARQVPPGYFEVFYTEPAALEVVREQVGERFLAYHGEGLWITQPEMSGSWAGRQELDDAITHLQILQSAWLNHECATKYLAGYSYGTYLPPLYTRASAETVAENARQIQTLLDERCVLANESTPLLLLEMPPLTYFVAGTLPIPTFFRLVTELAPCGLVLDVGHLWTVFRYSGAYRTSSLETFVQTFLDEFPLNRVVEIHVAGLAIHESCLDAASAQVRSDSNSVLPAWTDAHAAPIPSVLFEMLDQILAQPQLTNLKGLALEVDMKPEELIVEEFARFTRRYSNGFRRMNVENSAASESEAISIERKVVSPADKLALAEAYDRYARAVVGKAEAIGEEWNGGQACFDELGLYRFSYLPHEILHWGGEIPDMFPESCRGLEELHLSLAEFVQFWFREPRSLSGTYDFFLLKVDRFVEFVREVAPMLEAIAEREAEVLRQGYRTANTPHGAAQVN from the coding sequence ATGGCAAGCCTGTCTCACAAAGAATTCCTTCGTCGTGTGACGCACATTCCGATCCATGGGTTAGGACTATCCGTGGATATCCATGCCCCAGAGGTCACTAGCTTGCTGCGAAGTCTACGAGCACGTCAAGTGCCACCTGGCTATTTTGAAGTATTTTATACAGAACCGGCGGCATTAGAGGTGGTGCGAGAGCAGGTCGGCGAACGTTTTCTTGCCTATCATGGTGAAGGGCTGTGGATAACCCAGCCTGAAATGTCTGGTTCCTGGGCCGGTCGGCAAGAACTGGATGATGCGATCACCCATCTGCAGATCCTCCAGAGTGCGTGGCTCAATCATGAATGTGCGACAAAATACCTGGCAGGTTATTCGTACGGAACCTATCTTCCTCCGCTTTATACACGAGCCAGTGCTGAGACGGTGGCGGAGAATGCGAGGCAGATCCAAACGCTCTTGGATGAACGGTGTGTGCTGGCAAACGAGAGTACGCCGTTGCTGTTGCTGGAGATGCCACCGCTCACTTATTTTGTGGCGGGGACTCTCCCGATTCCCACTTTTTTTCGTCTAGTAACTGAATTGGCTCCGTGCGGGCTGGTTCTGGATGTGGGCCATCTCTGGACCGTATTTCGATATTCGGGAGCATATCGAACGAGTTCATTGGAGACATTCGTCCAAACCTTTCTCGACGAGTTTCCTCTGAACCGTGTGGTTGAGATTCATGTAGCAGGGCTGGCCATCCATGAGTCATGCTTGGATGCTGCTTCTGCACAGGTCCGGTCAGACTCCAATAGTGTCCTTCCGGCATGGACCGATGCCCATGCAGCGCCCATTCCTTCGGTCTTGTTCGAGATGCTGGATCAGATTTTAGCTCAGCCTCAGCTGACCAACCTCAAAGGTCTGGCCTTGGAGGTTGATATGAAACCAGAGGAATTGATTGTCGAGGAGTTTGCCAGGTTCACCCGACGCTATTCCAACGGCTTTCGACGTATGAACGTGGAGAACAGTGCAGCGTCAGAATCAGAGGCCATATCCATAGAGCGAAAGGTTGTTTCGCCCGCTGACAAGCTGGCGCTTGCAGAAGCCTACGATCGGTATGCGCGGGCTGTAGTTGGCAAGGCAGAGGCTATTGGGGAAGAATGGAATGGGGGACAAGCTTGTTTCGATGAGCTCGGTCTCTATCGCTTCAGCTATCTCCCGCATGAGATTCTCCATTGGGGCGGCGAGATCCCTGATATGTTTCCAGAGTCATGCCGAGGACTCGAGGAACTGCACCTGTCACTCGCTGAATTTGTCCAGTTCTGGTTTCGGGAACCACGATCGCTCTCAGGGACCTATGATTTCTTCTTGCTCAAGGTTGACCGATTTGTGGAGTTTGTCCGCGAGGTGGCACCGATGTTGGAAGCGATTGCTGAGCGAGAGGCCGAGGTGCTTCGACAGGGCTATCGTACGGCCAATACTCCTCACGGAGCCGCGCAGGTAAATTAA
- a CDS encoding CBS domain-containing protein, whose amino-acid sequence MLEKDIQRPRGEDPQTILVGHMMTPGVVQIPGDVSVTEAASLLERERMPCLLVKDSEWRFGLMTPTDIVKKVVAQGLEPDDVEVRTIMTRPVQFIEYDRAIEEASTLMMSSGTPILIVTKENQPVGVLTARDLVLSPKRCAANIPATISVMEGEGAGAAHQSTITQLSHAGASLVSSALLLPGARVVLGFSLSETMSPLTIRATVLNNASLEAISGVTRPILSTPPAVEVQFLDLSPADQSRIKAWVLGHLPPSLSSS is encoded by the coding sequence ATGCTGGAGAAGGATATTCAACGGCCGCGAGGGGAGGATCCGCAGACTATCCTGGTTGGACATATGATGACACCCGGTGTAGTCCAAATTCCCGGAGATGTATCGGTCACTGAAGCGGCCTCACTGCTAGAACGCGAGCGGATGCCCTGCCTGTTGGTCAAAGACAGCGAATGGCGTTTTGGCCTCATGACTCCAACCGACATCGTCAAGAAGGTCGTGGCTCAAGGACTCGAACCAGACGATGTCGAGGTACGGACGATCATGACACGTCCGGTCCAATTCATTGAGTACGATCGAGCCATAGAAGAGGCCTCTACCCTCATGATGTCCTCGGGAACCCCGATTCTCATCGTCACCAAAGAAAATCAGCCCGTCGGTGTATTGACCGCCCGAGACTTGGTGCTGTCACCCAAGCGATGTGCAGCCAATATTCCGGCAACCATCAGTGTGATGGAGGGAGAGGGCGCGGGAGCAGCCCATCAGAGCACCATCACCCAACTAAGCCATGCCGGTGCGTCGCTGGTCTCTTCCGCCTTACTATTACCCGGTGCCCGAGTTGTTTTGGGCTTCTCGCTTTCAGAAACAATGAGCCCTCTCACTATCAGAGCGACCGTACTGAATAACGCCAGCCTTGAAGCCATATCGGGTGTGACCCGACCCATTTTGTCCACGCCTCCTGCCGTAGAAGTCCAGTTTCTCGATCTTTCTCCTGCAGATCAGTCTCGAATCAAAGCCTGGGTGCTCGGGCACCTTCCTCCCTCGCTCAGTTCATCGTAG